A genomic segment from Polyangium mundeleinium encodes:
- a CDS encoding DUF2169 family type VI secretion system accessory protein, with protein MLATNATPFAALGFEQIHRDGSAMAVIAVRAGFLLTPEKRLLLAPDQHLILADEYEGDPHRTPLVGVCDIVPFKPFADVTILGTAYPPEGRCSTRWYVDVIVGDYDCTLRVHGPRVWTPVDEHHRRTWRPGDVKEAECVAIDYRFAAGGPILGSPDGDVEPRNPIGPGILDRAQTPPETRSPMPMIDSEAAPIDNPFARPEPQGFGPVPPWWSWRQKHAGTYDEAWLKERHPVLPADFDYRFYQTAHPRLILPRYLVGDEIVRLEGVSPDGGSVGFRLPRLSPYARFSWVDGRRVTALLNCDGLHIDARTQPWRVDMTWRGWIAMGKGFSWIDLFVAAQGDASLVNMPRLGLHGLERTEAPA; from the coding sequence ATGCTGGCTACCAACGCAACACCTTTCGCCGCGCTCGGCTTCGAGCAGATACACCGTGATGGGAGCGCGATGGCAGTAATCGCGGTGCGTGCAGGCTTCTTGCTAACGCCCGAGAAGAGGTTACTGCTCGCGCCCGATCAACATCTCATCCTCGCTGACGAGTATGAGGGCGATCCTCATCGCACGCCGCTCGTCGGCGTCTGCGATATCGTACCATTCAAACCTTTCGCCGACGTTACGATACTAGGAACGGCATACCCGCCCGAGGGCCGGTGCTCCACCAGGTGGTATGTTGATGTTATTGTGGGCGATTACGACTGCACGCTGCGTGTCCACGGCCCGCGCGTTTGGACCCCCGTAGACGAGCATCATCGACGCACTTGGCGCCCGGGTGACGTGAAGGAGGCTGAATGCGTAGCGATCGACTATAGGTTTGCCGCTGGTGGGCCGATCCTTGGCTCACCAGACGGTGACGTCGAGCCGCGCAACCCTATCGGGCCTGGCATACTCGACCGTGCGCAGACGCCACCTGAGACGAGATCGCCAATGCCTATGATCGATAGCGAGGCAGCGCCTATCGACAATCCTTTCGCTCGGCCAGAACCGCAGGGGTTCGGGCCAGTGCCGCCATGGTGGTCGTGGCGGCAGAAGCACGCCGGAACCTACGATGAGGCATGGCTGAAGGAGCGCCATCCCGTTCTACCTGCCGACTTCGACTACCGCTTCTACCAAACCGCCCATCCGCGGCTGATTCTACCGCGCTATCTCGTCGGTGACGAGATCGTACGCCTCGAAGGCGTATCGCCCGACGGTGGGAGCGTTGGCTTTCGGCTACCCCGTCTATCACCCTATGCACGTTTCTCCTGGGTCGACGGTCGCCGAGTGACAGCACTTCTGAACTGCGACGGTTTGCATATTGACGCGCGTACCCAGCCCTGGCGCGTCGATATGACCTGGCGCGGCTGGATCGCCATGGGTAAGGGCTTCTCCTGGATCGATCTCTTCGTAGCCGCGCAAGGTGATGCATCGCTCGTGAATATGCCGAGACTTGGCCTGCATGGGCTCGAACGGACGGAGGCACCCGCATGA
- a CDS encoding type VI secretion system Vgr family protein, translating into MSNGLDQLRNQAQQRPNLSVTVASGDALDVRRFSVREAMSSLFEVNLTVHTDEHDIDFDRVLGQPARFTIHAGHERFWAGICNHIQHVGGDEKGQSIYRLTIVPELWLLTQRRDYYMFQQKSELDIALEVLDDWGIEPVRKLSGTYKKRKYRVQYAETDYTFLCRMLEDAGISFYFEQSEDKMRLVLADAPQRAEPRAHALAFHDDVSMVTGEYVTQVNVGQEVRPGRYTMRDHDYRRAANFKLMSSAEGANVEIEKKLERYHYTPGAFLFGATKGDDTPSADDKGKARTDEGEAAQLAQKRLEAKRANAKTCTFMTNALDLAPGLVFQIKGHLREKLNRERQLVVEAVHEGTSYGETVHHCVSRSAEVPYRPPVETPKPKVNGVESATVVGPPGEEIHTDEFGRVRVHFHWDRASQMDDNSSCWIHVSQPWGGAGYGATNLPRIGQEVLVDFLGGDPDRPVIVGRVYTNLQKTPYKLPENKTQSGWKSNSTGGGGGYNEIMFEDAVGKELVRMQAEKDLTKLVKNDESVMIGRDRESAIGNNESQTVGNDFIKLVMNCAREMVGMNRARGVGNDETVEVGRHQVVAIGKTQTTNVGEKIEIVCGESRIVMEKSGRIVISGSDITVSSTGHVQVWGDPIDLN; encoded by the coding sequence ATGTCGAACGGGCTCGATCAATTGCGCAACCAGGCACAGCAGCGGCCGAACCTGAGCGTCACGGTGGCCTCTGGCGACGCGCTCGACGTGCGGCGTTTCTCGGTGCGGGAGGCGATGTCGTCGCTCTTCGAGGTCAACCTGACCGTACACACCGACGAACACGACATCGACTTCGATCGGGTCCTTGGGCAGCCAGCCCGCTTCACGATCCATGCTGGCCACGAGCGCTTCTGGGCAGGGATCTGTAACCACATCCAGCACGTGGGCGGTGATGAGAAGGGGCAGTCGATCTACCGGCTGACCATTGTCCCCGAGCTGTGGCTCCTGACACAGCGACGCGACTACTACATGTTCCAGCAGAAGTCGGAGCTCGACATCGCCCTCGAGGTCTTGGACGACTGGGGTATCGAGCCGGTGCGCAAGCTCTCGGGGACGTACAAGAAGCGCAAGTACCGGGTCCAGTACGCAGAGACCGACTACACATTCCTCTGTCGGATGCTGGAGGACGCGGGCATCTCGTTCTACTTCGAGCAGAGCGAAGACAAGATGCGTCTTGTGCTCGCAGACGCGCCGCAGCGGGCCGAGCCGCGCGCACACGCGCTCGCGTTCCACGACGATGTGTCGATGGTGACGGGCGAGTACGTGACGCAGGTAAATGTGGGCCAGGAGGTGCGCCCTGGCCGCTACACGATGCGGGACCACGACTACCGCAGGGCCGCCAACTTCAAGCTGATGTCAAGCGCAGAAGGGGCCAACGTCGAGATCGAGAAGAAGCTCGAGCGATATCATTATACGCCCGGGGCGTTCCTTTTCGGCGCCACGAAGGGCGACGATACGCCCAGTGCGGACGACAAGGGGAAAGCGCGGACGGACGAGGGGGAGGCGGCACAGCTCGCGCAGAAACGCCTGGAGGCGAAGCGGGCGAACGCGAAGACGTGTACGTTCATGACGAACGCGCTCGACCTGGCACCCGGGTTGGTGTTCCAGATCAAAGGGCACCTGCGGGAGAAACTGAATCGAGAGCGGCAGCTCGTCGTGGAGGCGGTGCACGAGGGGACGTCTTATGGCGAGACGGTACACCATTGCGTGTCGAGGAGCGCGGAAGTCCCGTATCGGCCGCCGGTGGAGACACCGAAGCCGAAGGTGAACGGGGTGGAGAGCGCGACGGTGGTGGGTCCGCCGGGCGAGGAGATACACACGGACGAGTTTGGCCGGGTGCGGGTGCATTTCCATTGGGATCGCGCGAGCCAGATGGACGACAACAGCTCGTGCTGGATCCACGTAAGTCAGCCGTGGGGCGGGGCGGGGTACGGAGCGACGAACCTGCCGAGGATCGGGCAGGAGGTGCTTGTGGATTTCCTCGGGGGGGATCCGGACCGCCCTGTGATCGTGGGGCGGGTGTACACGAATCTGCAGAAGACGCCGTACAAGCTGCCGGAGAACAAGACGCAGAGCGGGTGGAAGAGCAATTCAACGGGCGGGGGTGGGGGGTACAATGAGATCATGTTCGAGGATGCGGTGGGGAAAGAGCTCGTCCGGATGCAGGCGGAGAAGGATCTGACGAAGCTCGTCAAGAATGATGAGAGTGTAATGATCGGACGGGATAGGGAGTCGGCAATCGGCAACAACGAGAGCCAGACGGTCGGGAACGATTTCATAAAGCTCGTAATGAACTGCGCGCGGGAGATGGTGGGGATGAATCGAGCGCGCGGCGTGGGGAACGACGAGACGGTAGAGGTGGGACGGCATCAGGTGGTGGCCATTGGAAAGACGCAGACTACGAATGTGGGGGAGAAGATCGAGATCGTCTGCGGGGAGTCGAGGATCGTAATGGAGAAGTCGGGGAGGATTGTAATTTCCGGGTCGGATATTACGGTGAGCTCGACTGGACATGTTCAGGTGTGGGGAGATCCCATTGATTTGAATTAG
- a CDS encoding tyrosine-type recombinase/integrase has translation MEEVARVLRVATKTVRRWINAGRLVSRRIGPNTVRVDASSVTRLLAASPSEDADGIFMGTKKEGSPGGPRLLRQRGRSKVWTAVINSEEVPLGTTDEAEARRRLREATSTTSAAPPSTQPSRVRRPWRVYQEGGRFVVKYYDAEGKRRTHRLDEEAGVLVTTETEAEKYAEVWYRKNVEHSGPAPVPVTRVVAGDAERITFEQFGRLWTTGELAKRYPDHVKLKRTANADEGRLRMYVYPIIGSHPMSDFEGPAGLTLTEKVLESLPPVGPTFSRGSRRQVMQAINRLFVLAVYPAKLLSGNPLPKGFLPKADTNKAKSYVYPDEDAKLLACRGIPLVKRLFYGLLAREGFRVSELLLLEWSDLDLDRGAVNLDHNKTDEPRTWALDPGDVEALRRWKKHFAGSRAPSKPVLVDRFGNTVNRFSAAEDLREYLKKAGVHRPQLFEASGTRIRLRAHDLRATFVTVHLAAGKTEAWITDRTGHKSSQMIYRYKRQARTHAELSLGTLKPLYEGIPELAEVTST, from the coding sequence GTGGAGGAAGTCGCACGCGTTCTGCGCGTCGCGACGAAGACGGTGCGTCGGTGGATCAACGCCGGCCGGCTCGTCTCCCGCCGTATCGGACCGAATACCGTGCGCGTCGACGCCTCGAGCGTGACGCGTCTGCTGGCGGCTTCGCCGAGCGAAGACGCCGACGGGATCTTCATGGGGACGAAGAAGGAGGGCTCGCCCGGCGGGCCGCGACTTCTACGGCAGCGAGGCCGCTCCAAGGTCTGGACCGCAGTCATCAACAGCGAGGAGGTGCCGCTCGGCACGACGGACGAGGCCGAGGCGCGCAGGCGGCTCAGGGAGGCCACATCGACGACGTCTGCTGCGCCGCCATCGACGCAGCCGAGCCGCGTTCGGCGGCCCTGGCGCGTCTACCAGGAGGGCGGGCGCTTCGTCGTGAAGTACTACGACGCGGAGGGGAAGCGACGCACCCACCGCCTCGACGAAGAAGCCGGCGTGCTGGTCACGACCGAGACAGAGGCCGAGAAGTATGCCGAGGTCTGGTACCGCAAGAACGTCGAGCACTCCGGGCCGGCGCCCGTGCCCGTCACCCGAGTCGTGGCGGGCGACGCAGAGCGCATCACGTTCGAGCAGTTCGGGCGCCTCTGGACGACCGGCGAGCTTGCCAAGCGCTACCCGGACCACGTCAAGCTGAAGCGCACCGCGAATGCCGACGAGGGGCGGCTCAGGATGTACGTCTACCCGATCATCGGAAGCCATCCGATGTCGGACTTCGAGGGGCCGGCGGGGCTCACCCTCACGGAGAAGGTGCTCGAGTCGCTGCCTCCGGTCGGCCCGACGTTCAGCAGGGGGTCACGTCGCCAGGTCATGCAGGCCATCAACAGGCTCTTCGTGCTCGCGGTCTACCCCGCAAAGTTGCTGTCGGGGAACCCTCTGCCGAAGGGGTTCTTGCCGAAGGCGGACACGAACAAGGCCAAGTCGTACGTGTACCCCGACGAGGACGCCAAGCTGCTCGCCTGCCGTGGGATCCCGCTCGTCAAGCGGCTCTTCTACGGGCTCCTGGCGCGCGAAGGCTTCCGTGTCTCCGAGCTGCTCTTGCTCGAGTGGTCCGATCTCGACCTCGACCGAGGGGCGGTCAACCTCGACCACAACAAGACGGACGAACCGCGCACCTGGGCGCTCGATCCCGGCGACGTCGAGGCGCTTCGCCGGTGGAAGAAGCACTTCGCCGGCAGCCGCGCGCCTAGCAAGCCCGTCCTCGTCGACCGCTTCGGGAACACCGTGAACAGGTTCAGCGCCGCGGAGGACCTGCGCGAGTACCTGAAGAAGGCGGGCGTTCACCGGCCGCAGTTGTTCGAGGCGAGCGGCACGCGCATCCGGCTCCGGGCGCACGATCTGCGAGCGACCTTCGTCACCGTGCACCTCGCCGCCGGCAAGACCGAGGCGTGGATCACCGACAGGACGGGGCACAAGTCGTCGCAGATGATCTACCGCTACAAGCGGCAGGCGCGGACACATGCCGAGCTCAGCCTCGGTACCCTGAAGCCGCTGTACGAGGGGATTCCCGAGCTCGCCGAGGTCACGTCGACCTGA
- a CDS encoding MerR family transcriptional regulator — translation MDITYTAGDAVRVSGLRYKKLDEILRSGLLKPSAGGGQGRGSPRRFTARDLLALRLAREILKAGIRVRTMVGALRYVQRGHGFPELHELVNVAIWTDGQEVALFDKTKKKSAASSSERCVSHVVDLGPAAEHVRRGIERIANTEAQRRKNNNGR, via the coding sequence ATGGATATTACCTATACGGCAGGCGACGCGGTCCGGGTCTCCGGGTTGCGTTATAAGAAGCTGGACGAGATTCTCCGCAGCGGGCTCCTCAAGCCCAGCGCCGGAGGAGGTCAGGGGCGCGGCTCGCCGCGTCGGTTCACAGCCCGAGATCTGCTCGCGCTGCGGCTCGCGCGGGAGATCTTGAAGGCCGGCATCCGCGTGCGGACGATGGTCGGGGCCTTGCGCTACGTGCAGCGGGGCCACGGGTTCCCCGAGCTTCACGAACTCGTGAACGTGGCCATCTGGACCGATGGGCAAGAAGTCGCGTTGTTCGACAAGACAAAGAAGAAGTCGGCCGCGAGCTCGAGCGAGCGGTGCGTGAGCCACGTCGTTGACCTCGGTCCCGCCGCAGAGCACGTGCGGCGTGGGATCGAGCGGATCGCGAACACGGAAGCGCAGCGCCGAAAGAACAACAACGGACGTTGA